One window of the Periophthalmus magnuspinnatus isolate fPerMag1 chromosome 17, fPerMag1.2.pri, whole genome shotgun sequence genome contains the following:
- the ap1m1 gene encoding AP-1 complex subunit mu-1 isoform X1, which yields MSASAVYVLDLKGKVLVCRNYRGDVDMSEIEHFMTLLMDKEEEGTLSPILAHGGVRFMWIKHNNLYLVATSKKNASVSLVFSFLYKIVQVFSEYFKELEEESIRDNFVIIYELMDELMDFGYPQTTDSKILQEYITQEGHKLDTGAPRPPATVTNAVSWRSEGIKYRKNEVFLDVIESVNLLVSANGNVLRSEIVGSIKMRVFLSGMPELRLGLNDKVLFENTGRGKSKSVELEDVKFHQCVRLSRFENDRTISFIPPDGEFELMSYRLNTHVKPLIWIESVIEKHSHSRIEYMIKAKSQFKRRSTANNVEIHIPVPTDADSPKFKTTVGSVKWVPENSEIVWSIKSFPGGKEYLMRAHFGLPSVEAEDKEGKPPISVKFEIPYFTTSGIQVRYLKIIEKSGYQALPWVRYITQNGDYQLRTQ from the exons ATGTCTGCGAGCGCGGTTTATGTCTTGGATCTAAAAGGAAAG GTGCTGGTGTGCCGAAACTACCGTGGCGATGTGGACATGTCTGAGATTGAGCACTTCATGACCCTCCTGATGgacaaagaggaagagggaacgCTTTCCCCGATCCTCGCTCATGGGGGAGTTCGCTTCATGTGGATCAAACACAACAACCTCTACT TGGTTGCAACCTCCAAAAAAAATGCTAGTGTTTCATTGGTGTTctcatttttgtacaaaattGTTCAA GTTTTCTCAGAGTATTTCAAAGaactggaggaggagagcatcCGAGATAACTTCGTCATCATTTACGAGCTGATGGATGAGCTGATGGACTTTGGTTACCCCCAAACCACTGATAGCAAGATTCTGCAAGA ATACATAACGCAAGAGGGCCACAAGCTGGACACTGGCGCCCCCCGCCCCCCAGCAACAGTAACCAACGCTGTGTCCTGGAGGTCAGAGGGCATCAAGTACAGGAAGAACGAGGTCTTCCTGGACGTCATCGAGTCGGTCAACCTCCTG GTTAGTGCCAATGGTAACGTCCTCCGCAGTGAGATTGTGGGCTCCATAAAGATGCGTGTGTTCCTGTCTGGAATGCCTGAGCTACGACTGGGCCTTAACGACAAAGTGCTGTTTGAAAACACTGGAC GAGGGAAGAGTAAGTCcgtggagctggaggatgtgaaGTTTCACCAGTGTGTGCGTCTGTCGCGTTTTGAGAATGATCGCACCATCTCCTTCATCCCTCCAGATGGAGAATTTGAGCTCATGTCTTACCGCCTCAATACACAT gtgaaGCCGCTGATCTGGATTGAGTCTGTCATTGAGAAGCATTCCCACAGTCGTATCGAGTACATGATTAAG gcCAAGAGTCAGTTTAAGAGGCGTTCCACTGCCAACAACGTGGAGATCCACATTCCAGTGCCAACGGACGCGGACTCACCCAAATTTAAGACGACTGTGGGCAGCGTCAAGTGGGTGCCCGAGAACAGCGAGATTGTCTGGTCAATCAAGTCGTTCcca GGAGGTAAGGAGTACTTGATGCGGGCACACTTCGGCCTGCCCAGTGTTGAAGCTGAGGACAAAGAGGGCAAACCACCAATCAGTGTCAAGTTTGAAATCCCCTACTTCACCACCTCTGGCATCCAG GTGCGTTACCTGAAGATCATTGAGAAGAGCGGGTACCAGGCCTTACCGTGGGTGCGCTACATCACTCAAAATGGAG ATTATCAGCTCCGGACTCAGTAG
- the ap1m1 gene encoding AP-1 complex subunit mu-1 isoform X2: protein MSEIEHFMTLLMDKEEEGTLSPILAHGGVRFMWIKHNNLYLVATSKKNASVSLVFSFLYKIVQVFSEYFKELEEESIRDNFVIIYELMDELMDFGYPQTTDSKILQEYITQEGHKLDTGAPRPPATVTNAVSWRSEGIKYRKNEVFLDVIESVNLLVSANGNVLRSEIVGSIKMRVFLSGMPELRLGLNDKVLFENTGRGKSKSVELEDVKFHQCVRLSRFENDRTISFIPPDGEFELMSYRLNTHVKPLIWIESVIEKHSHSRIEYMIKAKSQFKRRSTANNVEIHIPVPTDADSPKFKTTVGSVKWVPENSEIVWSIKSFPGGKEYLMRAHFGLPSVEAEDKEGKPPISVKFEIPYFTTSGIQVRYLKIIEKSGYQALPWVRYITQNGDYQLRTQ, encoded by the exons ATGTCTGAGATTGAGCACTTCATGACCCTCCTGATGgacaaagaggaagagggaacgCTTTCCCCGATCCTCGCTCATGGGGGAGTTCGCTTCATGTGGATCAAACACAACAACCTCTACT TGGTTGCAACCTCCAAAAAAAATGCTAGTGTTTCATTGGTGTTctcatttttgtacaaaattGTTCAA GTTTTCTCAGAGTATTTCAAAGaactggaggaggagagcatcCGAGATAACTTCGTCATCATTTACGAGCTGATGGATGAGCTGATGGACTTTGGTTACCCCCAAACCACTGATAGCAAGATTCTGCAAGA ATACATAACGCAAGAGGGCCACAAGCTGGACACTGGCGCCCCCCGCCCCCCAGCAACAGTAACCAACGCTGTGTCCTGGAGGTCAGAGGGCATCAAGTACAGGAAGAACGAGGTCTTCCTGGACGTCATCGAGTCGGTCAACCTCCTG GTTAGTGCCAATGGTAACGTCCTCCGCAGTGAGATTGTGGGCTCCATAAAGATGCGTGTGTTCCTGTCTGGAATGCCTGAGCTACGACTGGGCCTTAACGACAAAGTGCTGTTTGAAAACACTGGAC GAGGGAAGAGTAAGTCcgtggagctggaggatgtgaaGTTTCACCAGTGTGTGCGTCTGTCGCGTTTTGAGAATGATCGCACCATCTCCTTCATCCCTCCAGATGGAGAATTTGAGCTCATGTCTTACCGCCTCAATACACAT gtgaaGCCGCTGATCTGGATTGAGTCTGTCATTGAGAAGCATTCCCACAGTCGTATCGAGTACATGATTAAG gcCAAGAGTCAGTTTAAGAGGCGTTCCACTGCCAACAACGTGGAGATCCACATTCCAGTGCCAACGGACGCGGACTCACCCAAATTTAAGACGACTGTGGGCAGCGTCAAGTGGGTGCCCGAGAACAGCGAGATTGTCTGGTCAATCAAGTCGTTCcca GGAGGTAAGGAGTACTTGATGCGGGCACACTTCGGCCTGCCCAGTGTTGAAGCTGAGGACAAAGAGGGCAAACCACCAATCAGTGTCAAGTTTGAAATCCCCTACTTCACCACCTCTGGCATCCAG GTGCGTTACCTGAAGATCATTGAGAAGAGCGGGTACCAGGCCTTACCGTGGGTGCGCTACATCACTCAAAATGGAG ATTATCAGCTCCGGACTCAGTAG